GCCGGGGCCGATGTCCCGGCCGGGCCGGTCAACACCATCGACAAGGTGTTCGCCGACCCGCAGGCTCTCGCGCGTGGGATGCTCGTCCGGATGCCGCACCCGGCGCTCGGAACCGTCCCACTGGCCGGGACGCCGCTGAACCTCTCCGCAACACCGGCGCAGATGCGCCTGCCGCCCCCGCTGCTGGGCGAACACACCGACGCGATCCTCGCATCGCTCCTGGGCCTGGACGCCGACACCATCGCCGAGTTGCGCCGCAACGGGGTCGTGTGAAAGTAGAAGGACACAACGCAATAGGCAGGACAACCCTCTATGAACATCTCGACGTATGGCGACCGCATCACGCCGACATGTGTCGAGAAAGGAGAATCAATGAGACAGAAATGGATTGCCGTTGCGGGACTCAGCCTTCTGGCGACGCAGGCGAGCGCCGAGGAAGCGCCGATCCTCAAGACCGATAAGGACAAAATAAGTTACAGCATCGGTGTCGACGTCGGCAAAAACCTCAAGCGGCTTGGCGTCGAGGTCGATGCGGATCTCTTTGGTAAAGGCTTGCGAGATGTCCTTTCCAGTGAAAAGCTCCTCATGACCGAGGAGGAGATCCGGGCGGCTATGACCGCGTATCAGACCGAAGTACGACAGAAGCAGGCGCAGACTGCGCGACTGGCGGCGGAGACCAACAAGAAGACAGGAGAGACCTTTATAACGGATAACAAAACGAAGGAGGGCGTAGTCACCCTGCCGAGCGGGCTCCAGTACAAGATCGTCAAAAAGGGCGACGGCAAGATACCGACGGATACCGATACGGTAGAGTGTCACTACCGGGGCACGCTGATCGATGGGACCGAATTTGACAGCTCCCACCGCCGCGGACAACCGGCAACCTTCAAGGTCACCGGGGTCATTCCCGGTTGGAGGGAAGCGCTCAAGCTGATGCCGGTGGGCTCTACATGGCAGATCTTCATCCCCTCTCAGCTTGCGTACGGAGAGCGGGGAGCAGGTCGAGACATCGGGCCAAACGCGACCCTCATCTTTGAACTGGAGTTGCTGGCCATCAAGTGACTGGGGGGCGGTTCTCACCGCCCCAGAAGACCGTAGGGTCCCAACTCCTTCCCGCTATCATCGGCTCGTAGCGGTTGCCGGTCAATCTCCAGCCATTCAGCCTGTTCGCTTGATCGGCTGCTTCATGTCCCCGCAAGAGGTATCCAACAGCTCCACAGGGTGCATGACCCGGATGGAAAGCCCTCGTTCTCTCAGACCCTTTTCAATCTGGAGGGAGCAGCCGAGGTTCCCGCTGACGACAATATCAGCTCCTGTCTCTTTGATCCGCTCGATCTTCCGGTCGAGCAACTGCTGAGCCAGATCAGGGTGGCGCAGATTGTAGGTCCCGGCACTGCCGCAGCAGAAGTCCGATTCTTTCAGCTCAACAAGCTGGAGTCCCGGAATCGCCTTCAAAAGCATTCTGGGCTCCCGCCGAATCTTCTGGCCGTGGGCCAGGTGGCAGGCATCGTGATAGGTGACGGTCAGGCCCAGCGGCTGAAGTGCGCCGCGCAATGGGGTCTCGGCCAGAAGCTCTGAAATATCTCGTACCTTCCTGCTGAAGGTTTTGGCCCTCTCGGCGTAGACAGGGTCGGCGTGGAGCAGTTCCCCATATTCCTTCATGGCTGAACCGCACCCGGCCGCGTTTACTACGATGAGATCGACGTTGGCTTGTTCGAAGCAGTCGATGGTCTGCCTGGCCAACTGTTTCCCTTGTTCCCGCTCCCCCTCATGGACCAGAAGCGAGCCGCAGCAACCTTGATCTTGCGGCGCGATCACCTCGTAGCCGTTCTCGCTCAAGACCCGGACTGTGGCGGCATTCACATGGGCGAAGAAATACCGTTGGACGCAGCCGAGCAACAACCCCACCCGTCCCCGCCGCTCGCCTTTCGGCGGCGTGACCTCGGGTAGCGCACATGTGCGAGGGGCCGGGACGCGCGGAAGCAGCGATTCCATCCGACCGAGGCGGCCCAGGCGGCTCAAGAGTCCTGAGCCCCGTAGAAGCCGCTGCAGGCCCGATCGTTGGTAGAGACGAAGCAGACTGACAAGGATCCGTAAGCGGCCGAGATCGGTGAAGGTGCGGAGCAGGACATCGCGAAAGCGCTGCTCGGCGGGCGGATACCGATGTTGCCGTCCGATCTGACCCCTGGCCGTCTCCATCAGGGGGCCGAATTTCACGCCGGACGGGCAGGCCGTTTCGCAGGCCCGGCAGAGGAGACAGAGATCCATATGTCTGGCAAAGCTGTCGGAGATGGCGATGTTGCCTTCTGAGGCAGCTCGGATGAGGGTAAGCCGCCCGCGCGGACTATCCATCTCATTGCCGAGGACCAGGTAGGTGGGGCAGGTTGGCAGGCAGAACCCGCAGTGGATACAGTCGAGGTACAGTTCCGGGTCGGGCGGATCGAGTTGGTCGAACACGTTAGCGTCTCTATTGTCGCTTAGTCGGATCACCATCTGTTCACGGGATTGTTCCTCTTCCCAAGGATAGCGGTCGGCCATCAACGCTCAGCAGTTGGGACCCAGAATAGACTGAAGACCGATTGACGTCACGTTGACTTCTCCGGCGGGGTCAACTGCTGGTGCCGCCATCCGGCCACAACCTGGCGGTAAGCGCGGTCAGCGCAATCGCGGCAGCCAAGAGCGCTATCGCCATCAGTCCGTTGTTCAGCAAGCCCGGGTCGACCAGCAGTAGGATACCCAGACCAAGCATCATTAGACCCGACAGAAGCTTCAGGACTCGGCCCTCTCGCACGGTGAGCTTGCGTGCGCCGAGAGTGAAGACGAACACCGCGGTGATGGCGGTGAGCGGCAGCACATAGACGACGTTGTACAGGACGAGATACAGATAGTATGTCGCCGTCGGCAGTGGCGTCAGCGTCAGCGTCAGCAGACGCGTAAAGATCATCGGAAAACCGGCGGTACACAACAGTTCATAGGTATTTGCGGCAAGCGCCAGTATCACCGTTCCGGCGAGCATCGCGGTAAGATTACGCGCGCTGACGAGCCCGCGCATGCGTGCGAACAGGTCCGGCTGGGCGCGTTCGGGAATCGACAGGGTCACACCGCGCTTAAACCAAAAGAAGTCTTTTATGTTGATCGCCGCCATAGCCGTTGCGAGCACTCCAGCAATCAGCGTGACCAGCCGAAGCTCGCCGACCACAAGAAATGCGTTGAGCCAGGCGGCCATGAAGACGAAATAGACCAGCCCGGAGCACAACACGAACACGCCGCCGACCAGTGCCATACGCAGGCGGCTGGCCGCATGCACCATCAGTGAGAGTAGGAACAGCAGCACGAAAAACGCACAGGGATTGAAGGCGTCAAGGAATGCAAGCGTCACCGTGGCGAGCGGCAGTGACCACCCGCGCAGGTCAATGGCGCCAAGCAGCGGCAGCGCGACGCCCGTGCCGGGCGGCGCGACCGCCATTCCATCACCGGTAAGTCGAGCACGACAGGCAAGCAGCCGCTCGCGCAGCATCGCCCCGGTCGTCTCAGTCGAGCGATAGCCGACGTACATCTCTCCACAGAAGAGAAACCCCGGCACCGACCGGGCGTCTTCTCCAAGCATGCCCGCCAGCTTCATATAGAGGCGCGCGTTCTCTACGCTGGCGCTGACCTCCGTGCTGTGTACTCGCAACCATGGGAACTCCTGCGGGAGGTTCTCAACAAACGGATGCGCTTCGAGGCAATGCGGGCACTGGCGCGACCAGAAGAAATAGAACTCGATCTGCCGTTCGCCGGAATCGGCCTGCTGGTACCAGATCGCATCGTCCGATACCCCACTGGCGGTATCCGTTAGCAGGACAAGGCAGAGCGAAAGCGCCGCAATAAAACCCCCACGCAGGCCGATTGCGAGCGGGACACCGTTCCGGGCCGCCGTTGCCACTGGGCACCTCCAACGCGAACAAGAGCACGAGAGTCTGGCCCAGAATAATCCTGCCTTCGGATCGGGTCAAGGATTCATCGGACCGCATCTTTTGCTCTGGCGCTTTTGGGCTGCCGACCGTATACTGAACCGATAGGCGGAAGACCGAAGATAGAAGACTGAAGGGTCCCTATCTAACAACCTTCAGTCTCAACCCCTAACCGCGAAGATGAAGCCATGAACCAGGCTATCGCTCTATCCTCGGCCGGCTTAAGCGGCCTGACCGTAGTCTCTTTTGAGAGTCGGCTCGCCGCCCCGATGGCCGACCTGATCAGCCGTCAGGGGGGCACGCCGGTCTCCGCGCCTGCGCTTCGCGAGATCCCATGTACCGGGCATGCCGAGGCGATCGAGTTTACGAAGGCGTTGCTGGACGGCCGGATCGATATGGTCGTATGGTTGACCGGCGTCGGCGCCCGCGCCTTACTCGCCGCCGTAGAGGATGTCGTATCGCGCACCGAGTTTCTTGCGGCCCTGAGCCGTATTCCATCCATTGCGCTTGGTCCAAAGCCCCAGGCGGTCCTGCGGGAGCTGGGTATCCCGATCACGCTGGCCGTCCCGGAACCCAACACCTGGCGAGAGGTTCTGACGGTCATTGACAGCGCGGCCATCCCGCTGCTCGGTCGGCGGGTGGCGGTCCAGGAATACGGGCGCAGCAACCCGGAGTTGATTGCGGGGCTGGAAGCGCGCGGCGCTGATGTCGTGCGGGTCCCCGTTTACCAGTGGGCCTTGCCGGAGGATTGTGGCCCCTTGCGGCAGGCGATCAAGGCCATCGTCGATCGGCAGGTTGATCTGGTTCTCTTTACCACCGCCGTGCAGGCAGATCATTTACTGCAGGTCGCGGCGGCGGCGGGTCTGGAGGAGCCGCTGCGAGCAGGACTCCACGACTCAGTCGTCGCGTCGATCGGTCCTACGTGCAGCAAGGCGCTGCGCGAGCACGGCCTTACGGTCGACCTGGAGCCGGAGCATTCCAAGATGGGCCATCTGGTTCAGACGGCAGCGCGCCACGCTCAGGTGCTGCGCCGGATCAAGCGAGCGAGGACGGTGGAGGCGGTAGCCAGCAGGCGGCAGGAGGCGGGGAGCACGGATGTGCTGCGGGAGAGCGCATTTATGAAGGCGTGCCGCCTCGAACCGGCCCCCTATACGCCGATCTGGATCATGCGGCAGGCCGGGCGGTACCTGCAGGAGTACCGGGAGATTCGAGGTAAGCTGTCGTTTCTGGAGCTGTGCCACCGGCCCGACCTGGCGGCGGAAGTAACCGTCACAGCCGCCGAACGACTCGGCGTAGACGCCGCGATCATCTTCGGCGACATCCTCCTGGTGGTGGAACCGATGGGGGTCGGGTTAGAGTTTACCAAGGGAGACGGTCCGGTGATCCATCATCCGGTCAGGTGCGGGGCCGACCTGAAACGGCTGCGACCGGTCGATATACAAGGATCGCTCTCGTTCCTCTTCGAGGCGGTGCGCCTGGCGCGCGCGGCGCTGCCGCCGAACATTCCTCTCATCGGGTTCGCCGGGGCGCCGTTTACTCTGGCCTCGTACCTGATCGAGGGTCGCGGGTCGCGCCAGTATCAGCAGATCAAGACGCTCATGTACCGCGATCCCGCCGCGTGGCACGCTCTCATGGAACGGCTGTCGGATATTGTATCCGATTACCTGAACGGTCAGATCGCCGCGGGGGTCCAGGTGGTGCAGTTGTTTGATAGCTGGGTCGGCTGCCTCAGCCCCGACGACTATCGGGAGTTCGTCCTGCCCCACACAAAACGCGCGATCGCAAAGCTTGCGCCCGGTGTGCCGGTCATCCACTTTGGAACCGATACGACGTCGCTCCTGCCGCTGATACGGGAGGCCGGCGGGAATGTGATCGGACTGGACTGGCGAGTGGATCTTGGAGAGGCTTGGGCCGGCCTTGGGTACAACGTCGGTGTTCAAGGCAATCTGGATCCGGTGGCGCTGTTCGCCGAACCGGATAAGATTCGCCGCCTGGCCAATCGGATCCTTGATCGGGCAGCGAAACGACCCGGCCACATCTTCAACCTCGGTCATGGCATCCTCCCGCAAACCCCTGTCGACCACCTGCGTGTGCTCATCGACCATGTCCGCGAAGCGACGGTAAGGTAATGTGATCCCACCGTGTGATGCCGTCCTGATGGTCGCCTTTGGCGGTCCCGCGAAGTCTGAGGAGATCCGCCCGTTTCTTGCCAATGTGCTGCATGGCGTACCGATCCCACCGGAACGTCTGGAGGAGGTGGCCCGTCACTACGAAGCACTCGGCGGACGGTCGCCGATCACTGAGCTGACCTTTCAGCAGGCGAAGAGCCTGGCCGTACTGTTGGAGCGCGAGGGGCCGGCACTACCCGTTTATGTCGGGATGCGCTATTGGCATCCCTTCGTCGCCGAGGTGGTGGCGCAGATGGGCCGGGACGGGGTTCGGCGCGCAGTCGGGCTGATCATGGCACCGCACGATTCCGGGGCGGCAAGCTGGGGCAAATCGGTGGCGGCGGTGACAACCGCGCTCGGCATTGCTGGTCCCGAAGCGCTCCACGTCGACTTCGCCCAGCCCTGCTACGATCATCCGGACTTCATTGCGGCAATGGCCGAGCGGGTTCATGCGCAACTGCAGGCGATCCCCCACGCCCACCGTCACGGGACGCCGCTGATCTTTACGGCCCACAGCATCCCGACGGCGATCGCCGCCTCGTCCCCTTACGTGCAGCAACTCGAGGCCTCCTGCCGACTTGTGGCGGAGACCTTGGGGCATCCCGGCTGGTCCCTGGCCTATCAGAGTCGTAGCGGCAATCCCAGGGAGGCGTGGCTTGAGCCTGATATACGCGACGTCCTGCGCACGCTCCACGCCCAGGAGCACCGATTGGTGGTGGTCGCCCCTATTGGATTTGTCTGCGACAATGTCGAGATACGCTACGATCTGGGTGTTGAAGCCAAGGCGCTGGCCGACACGCTTGGAATCGAATTTCGACAGGCCGGGACGGTGAACGATCATCCCCTCTATATCCGTGCCCTGGCCGATCTGGTGCGTCGGCGCGCGGCGCAGGGCTAGCGTCCGTTCGGCGGGTGTGGATGACGACGACACAGCAGAGCGGCAGCAAGCGTATCGTGGTGGTGGGAAGCGGTATCGCGGGCCTGGCCGCCGCCCATCGGCTGCAAGAGCGGCGGGAGCGGGACGGCCTGCCATGCGAGGTGCGTGTGTTGGAGGCTGCTGCGCGTCCGGGTGGCGCGATCAGCACCACGCACCGGGACGGTTTCATCCTCGAGTCGGGACCCGACACCATCTTCACCGACAAGCCGTGGGGGCTGGATCTGATCCGGCGCCTCGGTCTGGGCGATCAGATCATCGGGACCAGCGAGGCGCATCGCCGGACCTTCGTCGCGCGGGGTGGCGTGCTGTACCCGCTGCCGGAAGGGTTCGCCCTGATCGGGCCGACCAGGATCTGGCCGTTTGTGCGGTCAGGACTGCTGTCGTGGTCCGGCAAGGCCCGCGCGGGGCTGGATCTGGTGCTGCCGCGCGGGCGGGCGGCCGACGACGAAAGTCTGGCGTCGTTCGTCCGGCGTCGTTTCGGCCGGGAGTTTCTTGATCGGCTGGCCCAACCGATGATCGGCGGGATCTACGGCGCCGACCCGGAGCGGTTGAGTCTGCGCGCTACCTTCCCACAGTTTCTTAAGCTGGAGGCGACGCACCGCAGCGTCATCCTCGGCCTGCGACGGGCGCGCCCGGCTGGCCGCGGCACAGGCCACACCAGCAGCGGCCCGCGCTACGGTCTGTTTGTCACGCTGGACAACGGGCTGCAGGCTTTCGTCGATGCGTTGGCGGACAGGCTGCCGTCGGGAACGCTGCAACTCGGCGCGTCGGTTGTCGGGATCGCGCACACAGAGCAAGGCTGGACGATTCGACTTGCAGGCGGCACCAGCCTGCAGGCCGACAGCCTCATTCTCGCCA
Above is a window of Candidatus Methylomirabilis lanthanidiphila DNA encoding:
- a CDS encoding peptidylprolyl isomerase; its protein translation is MNISTYGDRITPTCVEKGESMRQKWIAVAGLSLLATQASAEEAPILKTDKDKISYSIGVDVGKNLKRLGVEVDADLFGKGLRDVLSSEKLLMTEEEIRAAMTAYQTEVRQKQAQTARLAAETNKKTGETFITDNKTKEGVVTLPSGLQYKIVKKGDGKIPTDTDTVECHYRGTLIDGTEFDSSHRRGQPATFKVTGVIPGWREALKLMPVGSTWQIFIPSQLAYGERGAGRDIGPNATLIFELELLAIK
- the lutA_2 gene encoding Lactate utilization protein A, whose protein sequence is MADRYPWEEEQSREQMVIRLSDNRDANVFDQLDPPDPELYLDCIHCGFCLPTCPTYLVLGNEMDSPRGRLTLIRAASEGNIAISDSFARHMDLCLLCRACETACPSGVKFGPLMETARGQIGRQHRYPPAEQRFRDVLLRTFTDLGRLRILVSLLRLYQRSGLQRLLRGSGLLSRLGRLGRMESLLPRVPAPRTCALPEVTPPKGERRGRVGLLLGCVQRYFFAHVNAATVRVLSENGYEVIAPQDQGCCGSLLVHEGEREQGKQLARQTIDCFEQANVDLIVVNAAGCGSAMKEYGELLHADPVYAERAKTFSRKVRDISELLAETPLRGALQPLGLTVTYHDACHLAHGQKIRREPRMLLKAIPGLQLVELKESDFCCGSAGTYNLRHPDLAQQLLDRKIERIKETGADIVVSGNLGCSLQIEKGLRERGLSIRVMHPVELLDTSCGDMKQPIKRTG
- a CDS encoding uroporphyrinogen decarboxylase, which encodes MNQAIALSSAGLSGLTVVSFESRLAAPMADLISRQGGTPVSAPALREIPCTGHAEAIEFTKALLDGRIDMVVWLTGVGARALLAAVEDVVSRTEFLAALSRIPSIALGPKPQAVLRELGIPITLAVPEPNTWREVLTVIDSAAIPLLGRRVAVQEYGRSNPELIAGLEARGADVVRVPVYQWALPEDCGPLRQAIKAIVDRQVDLVLFTTAVQADHLLQVAAAAGLEEPLRAGLHDSVVASIGPTCSKALREHGLTVDLEPEHSKMGHLVQTAARHAQVLRRIKRARTVEAVASRRQEAGSTDVLRESAFMKACRLEPAPYTPIWIMRQAGRYLQEYREIRGKLSFLELCHRPDLAAEVTVTAAERLGVDAAIIFGDILLVVEPMGVGLEFTKGDGPVIHHPVRCGADLKRLRPVDIQGSLSFLFEAVRLARAALPPNIPLIGFAGAPFTLASYLIEGRGSRQYQQIKTLMYRDPAAWHALMERLSDIVSDYLNGQIAAGVQVVQLFDSWVGCLSPDDYREFVLPHTKRAIAKLAPGVPVIHFGTDTTSLLPLIREAGGNVIGLDWRVDLGEAWAGLGYNVGVQGNLDPVALFAEPDKIRRLANRILDRAAKRPGHIFNLGHGILPQTPVDHLRVLIDHVREATVR
- a CDS encoding ferrochelatase, with the protein product MVAFGGPAKSEEIRPFLANVLHGVPIPPERLEEVARHYEALGGRSPITELTFQQAKSLAVLLEREGPALPVYVGMRYWHPFVAEVVAQMGRDGVRRAVGLIMAPHDSGAASWGKSVAAVTTALGIAGPEALHVDFAQPCYDHPDFIAAMAERVHAQLQAIPHAHRHGTPLIFTAHSIPTAIAASSPYVQQLEASCRLVAETLGHPGWSLAYQSRSGNPREAWLEPDIRDVLRTLHAQEHRLVVVAPIGFVCDNVEIRYDLGVEAKALADTLGIEFRQAGTVNDHPLYIRALADLVRRRAAQG
- a CDS encoding protoporphyrinogen IX and coproporphyrinogen III oxidase encodes the protein MTTTQQSGSKRIVVVGSGIAGLAAAHRLQERRERDGLPCEVRVLEAAARPGGAISTTHRDGFILESGPDTIFTDKPWGLDLIRRLGLGDQIIGTSEAHRRTFVARGGVLYPLPEGFALIGPTRIWPFVRSGLLSWSGKARAGLDLVLPRGRAADDESLASFVRRRFGREFLDRLAQPMIGGIYGADPERLSLRATFPQFLKLEATHRSVILGLRRARPAGRGTGHTSSGPRYGLFVTLDNGLQAFVDALADRLPSGTLQLGASVVGIAHTEQGWTIRLAGGTSLQADSLILAIPAFQIAGLTRDLDRDLARQLEAVPYASSVTINLAYRREAIQHPLDGFGFVVPACEGRTIIACSFSSVKFAHRAPAGHVLLRAFAGGALQPEPCTWDDERLLSAVRRDLEELLAITAPPLWSQLVRHARVMPQYQVGHLTWLTTLEETLQRWPTLKLAGNAYRGVGVPDVIHSGEMAADSLMAALASAPTEPAPACAKGDSHL